A genomic region of Dactylococcopsis salina PCC 8305 contains the following coding sequences:
- a CDS encoding reverse transcriptase domain-containing protein: MAYRVAQAMVKNILEPEWEAVFEPNSYGFRCGRSCHDAIGQCWILLNNNPQGAKHLWVLDADIKGFFDNIAHESILTAIESVPRGDLIEGWLKAGYLDQGVLNPTDMGTPQGGVISPLLANIGLHGLEDFIKSVNPKLGVIRYADDFVVTSKDKESLEHILCQIKQWMLERGLEISEEKTRIVSMEEGFDFLGFNLRHYNGKLLIKPQKKKVLAFCKKIGETLNNMKACTQEEVIKVLNPLLRGFANYYRGVVSKETFN, from the coding sequence CTGGCGTATAGAGTCGCGCAAGCAATGGTTAAAAATATACTAGAACCCGAATGGGAAGCTGTGTTTGAGCCTAATTCTTATGGGTTTAGATGCGGTCGGAGTTGCCACGACGCTATAGGACAATGTTGGATACTTCTAAATAACAATCCTCAAGGGGCAAAGCACCTCTGGGTTCTAGACGCTGATATTAAGGGCTTTTTCGATAACATTGCCCATGAATCCATCCTGACAGCAATTGAGTCTGTACCACGTGGAGATTTAATTGAAGGGTGGTTAAAAGCTGGTTATCTCGATCAGGGTGTACTGAATCCTACCGACATGGGAACACCACAAGGTGGAGTGATTAGCCCACTGCTAGCTAACATTGGATTGCATGGGTTGGAAGACTTCATCAAATCAGTCAATCCCAAGCTCGGAGTTATTCGTTATGCGGATGATTTCGTGGTCACTTCCAAGGATAAGGAAAGCTTAGAACATATACTATGCCAGATCAAGCAATGGATGTTAGAACGGGGTCTGGAAATCAGTGAGGAGAAGACGAGAATCGTCTCGATGGAAGAAGGTTTTGACTTTCTTGGGTTCAACTTACGTCACTATAATGGCAAATTACTGATTAAACCCCAGAAAAAGAAGGTGCTTGCCTTCTGTAAAAAGATTGGGGAAACCCTAAACAACATGAAAGCCTGCACCCAAGAGGAAGTCATTAAAGTCCTAAATCCACTTCTTCGAGGTTTTGCTAACTACTACAGAGGGGTGGTTAGTAAAGAAACCTTTAACTAG
- the pilM gene encoding type IV pilus assembly protein PilM, whose protein sequence is MLQPLSKYIPSFLQKKGKGVAIELTPNQINVSQVQNTDRGYKLQFLATKEVPEGVYSDGKIIDPPTLADLIKETLEENKIKAKTVNTAVPMRDSILSIIPVPAELSEEELRDVVLNQEAGLYLPYPIEEMDLDYQKLGYFADEDGIEKVQVLLISTRKEVTDVYLDIFEEQVGLKINALEVNTLALIRTIREQLRQYPSQEAVVLVDIEFDNTELVIIVDGVPEFKRTVPIGTFQLQSALSRAMNLPPSRQVSMLQEMTLPISSEKTKEETTPLNLGMNALQRVLGELTDEVRRSVDYYLSQSEGMEVVQMLLAGPGAGIGEIDSFFNQRLNIPTTRIDPVDALSLETDEEIVIPQRPGLGTILGLALKEI, encoded by the coding sequence ATGCTACAACCACTCTCAAAGTATATTCCTAGCTTTTTACAGAAGAAAGGAAAGGGGGTGGCGATCGAGCTAACTCCTAACCAGATTAATGTCTCTCAAGTCCAAAATACAGACCGAGGCTATAAACTGCAATTTTTAGCAACCAAAGAAGTTCCCGAAGGCGTTTATTCCGATGGCAAAATCATTGATCCTCCCACCCTAGCAGATTTAATCAAAGAGACACTGGAAGAAAATAAAATCAAAGCAAAAACCGTTAATACCGCCGTCCCGATGCGAGATTCCATTCTAAGCATTATACCAGTTCCCGCCGAACTGTCAGAAGAAGAACTAAGGGATGTTGTCCTTAACCAAGAAGCGGGGCTTTACCTTCCTTATCCCATTGAAGAAATGGATTTAGACTATCAAAAACTCGGTTATTTTGCTGACGAAGATGGCATCGAAAAAGTGCAAGTCTTATTAATATCAACTCGGAAAGAAGTCACCGATGTTTATCTTGATATTTTTGAAGAGCAAGTGGGCTTAAAAATCAATGCCCTTGAAGTTAACACCTTAGCATTAATTCGCACGATTAGGGAACAATTAAGACAATATCCTTCCCAAGAAGCAGTGGTGTTAGTCGATATTGAATTTGATAACACAGAATTAGTGATTATCGTGGATGGTGTTCCCGAATTTAAACGCACTGTTCCCATTGGTACATTTCAATTGCAAAGCGCTTTAAGTCGTGCCATGAATCTTCCACCGTCTCGCCAAGTATCAATGTTACAGGAAATGACCCTTCCCATTTCTTCAGAGAAAACGAAAGAGGAAACCACGCCTCTTAATCTTGGCATGAATGCACTACAAAGAGTTTTAGGAGAATTAACGGACGAGGTGCGTCGATCGGTGGATTATTATTTAAGCCAAAGTGAGGGGATGGAAGTGGTACAAATGCTTTTAGCCGGACCCGGCGCTGGCATTGGAGAAATTGATAGTTTCTTTAATCAACGTTTGAATATTCCCACGACTCGCATTGATCCGGTTGATGCTCTTTCTCTAGAAACAGATGAGGAGATTGTCATTCCTCAGCGTCCGGGTTTAGGAACAATTTTAGGTTTAGCACTGAAGGAAATTTAA
- a CDS encoding P-II family nitrogen regulator yields the protein MKKVEAIIRPFKLDEVKIALVNAGVVGMTVSEVRGFGRQKGQTERYRGSEYTVEFLQKLKIEIVIQEDQVETVVDKIVNAARTGEIGDGKIFISPVDEIVRIRTGEKNLEAV from the coding sequence TTGAAAAAAGTAGAAGCCATTATCCGACCCTTTAAACTCGATGAGGTGAAAATCGCCTTAGTGAATGCTGGTGTTGTGGGAATGACCGTTTCGGAAGTGCGCGGTTTCGGTCGCCAAAAAGGACAAACGGAACGTTATCGGGGTTCTGAATACACGGTGGAATTCCTACAAAAGCTCAAAATCGAAATTGTCATCCAAGAAGACCAAGTGGAAACCGTTGTTGATAAAATAGTCAACGCAGCCCGCACTGGGGAAATTGGTGATGGGAAAATCTTTATTTCACCAGTGGATGAAATTGTCCGCATTCGCACGGGTGAGAAAAATCTAGAAGCGGTTTAA
- a CDS encoding PilN domain-containing protein yields the protein MYSLDVNLLKERREKEQPQKETETQGKKGLQLPSLEGNLPLIIGAAIGVAFPALVGGSWYLITARTDQVRQEITQLEQELAPVQNQQQAVTAKREDLKQAQENLTAFANIFDKIKPLSAILEDVRDRAPDNIQVNSVQQSETEGRTQFNIEGIGESYEAVNYFFLTLQRSPFIARETVNLETTSQGDYQLELINDLPDYLNELAPKEVISYNISFALNNKSASELLPILREQGATGLVTRINTLKNKGIFQLTSNNEE from the coding sequence ATGTATAGTTTAGATGTTAATCTGCTCAAAGAACGCCGAGAAAAGGAACAACCGCAAAAAGAAACGGAAACTCAAGGGAAAAAAGGTTTGCAGCTTCCTTCCCTAGAGGGGAACTTACCCTTAATTATTGGGGCTGCGATCGGAGTTGCTTTCCCCGCGCTGGTGGGAGGATCTTGGTATCTGATCACCGCAAGAACGGATCAAGTGCGGCAAGAAATTACTCAGTTGGAACAAGAATTAGCACCCGTACAAAATCAACAGCAAGCAGTGACGGCAAAACGAGAGGATTTAAAACAAGCACAGGAAAATCTGACCGCGTTCGCCAATATTTTTGACAAAATTAAACCTTTATCTGCGATTTTAGAAGATGTGCGCGATCGCGCCCCTGATAATATTCAAGTTAATTCTGTACAACAATCAGAAACGGAAGGGAGGACTCAATTTAATATCGAAGGGATTGGCGAGTCTTATGAAGCGGTCAATTACTTTTTCTTAACCTTGCAACGATCGCCGTTTATTGCCAGAGAAACCGTCAATTTAGAAACCACAAGTCAGGGGGATTATCAACTGGAATTAATTAATGATCTCCCCGATTACCTAAACGAATTAGCCCCAAAAGAAGTGATTAGCTACAATATTTCTTTTGCGCTTAATAATAAATCAGCATCGGAATTATTACCAATTTTGAGAGAACAAGGTGCAACGGGTCTTGTTACCCGAATTAACACCTTAAAAAATAAGGGAATTTTCCAATTGACAAGTAACAATGAAGAATGA
- a CDS encoding type IV pilus secretin family protein yields MRNYLQKIGIGFSVTSFLLSPSFVQVAATQVENVRLQRTEQGFNIRLATNSNKRPQIFRIKRDNVLVVDVTNTQLDLENSNLIERQNPFPGVEYLSISQGDANSVRVIVRGTTEAPDARIASFVNGEVTLNVSMGSGGSSTQQAQREQTFSQESGNNSPLPSLENQGETQPEVMFPNPEITVDGQPTRNNQSSGQRSSPGLEPTRPRAVAPPVGDIAVSTINSAPDLVDLGTDTRVSRLVLREAPVREVLSLLARSANINLVFADQSGEEGENPADQTISVDLENESIQEAFNSILQLSGLEANRRGNTIFIGANLPQAVRNVMTRTLRLNQVGVSAASGFLATQGAEVQQVVTPVDREFNQETGALIRETEQPAELRPLTVNQPGEAKGALLLRGLSVSTDDRLNAITLVGESRKIATAVDLLKQLDARRRQVAVNVKIIDVNLSNQENFNTSFSFGIADTFFSFDGGQATVGVGDLAPPSSGQVRTGSLNRPIIPNPNPSQPFADFVSFPDRFLAQLQAQVTSGNAKILTDPTLLIKEGQTAGVNLTQEVVGNITRETESSEGVTTITTTAEIEEAGLQLNVDVQRVDDNGFITLNVNPTVTSIGGTQALNVGGNSNTIALLNKRELNSGEIRLRDGQTLILAGIIQDEDRTTVTKVPILGDLPILGSLFRSTQRNNIRREVIVLLTPNVLDDSLEAGGFGTNYQPSPAAREML; encoded by the coding sequence ATGAGGAATTATTTACAAAAAATTGGAATTGGGTTTAGTGTAACAAGTTTTTTACTGTCACCGTCATTCGTGCAAGTTGCTGCGACACAAGTGGAAAATGTCCGACTACAAAGGACAGAACAAGGGTTTAATATTAGGTTAGCAACGAATAGTAATAAACGCCCACAGATTTTTAGAATTAAGCGAGATAATGTTTTAGTTGTTGATGTAACGAATACACAATTAGATTTAGAAAATAGTAATTTAATTGAACGCCAAAATCCTTTTCCAGGGGTTGAATATCTCAGCATTAGTCAAGGAGACGCGAACAGTGTCCGCGTGATTGTGAGAGGAACAACTGAAGCCCCCGATGCACGAATTGCGTCTTTTGTCAATGGTGAGGTAACCTTAAATGTCAGCATGGGAAGCGGCGGGAGTTCCACACAACAAGCTCAACGAGAGCAAACCTTTTCCCAAGAGTCTGGGAATAATTCTCCTCTCCCTAGTTTGGAGAATCAAGGGGAAACGCAGCCAGAGGTGATGTTTCCTAATCCTGAAATCACGGTTGATGGTCAGCCGACTAGAAATAATCAGTCATCAGGACAACGATCGTCCCCTGGGTTAGAGCCAACTCGACCGCGAGCCGTTGCGCCACCTGTGGGGGATATTGCAGTCTCGACGATTAATTCTGCTCCTGATTTGGTGGATTTAGGGACCGATACAAGGGTGTCCCGTTTGGTACTGCGAGAAGCACCAGTGAGAGAGGTTTTGTCTTTGTTAGCGCGATCGGCGAATATTAATTTAGTGTTTGCGGATCAAAGCGGTGAAGAAGGGGAAAACCCTGCGGATCAAACGATTTCTGTTGACTTAGAAAACGAGTCAATCCAAGAGGCGTTTAACTCGATTTTGCAACTGTCAGGGTTAGAAGCGAATCGGAGAGGAAACACAATTTTTATCGGCGCTAACCTTCCGCAAGCAGTGCGAAACGTAATGACTCGTACTCTCCGCTTAAATCAAGTCGGCGTTTCTGCTGCGTCTGGTTTTCTTGCTACACAAGGAGCAGAAGTGCAACAAGTTGTCACCCCTGTTGATCGGGAATTTAACCAAGAAACAGGGGCTTTAATTCGAGAAACCGAACAACCAGCAGAATTAAGACCTTTAACAGTAAATCAACCAGGGGAAGCAAAAGGAGCGTTATTACTTCGAGGATTATCTGTTTCCACCGATGACCGTTTAAATGCGATTACTTTGGTCGGAGAATCGCGTAAGATTGCCACTGCTGTTGACTTACTTAAACAACTGGATGCTCGTCGTCGTCAGGTTGCTGTAAATGTCAAAATTATTGACGTTAACTTGAGCAATCAAGAAAACTTTAACACCAGTTTCTCCTTTGGTATTGCCGATACCTTTTTCTCCTTTGATGGGGGACAAGCAACGGTAGGAGTGGGAGACTTAGCCCCTCCATCGTCGGGACAAGTGAGGACAGGTTCTCTCAATCGCCCCATTATTCCGAATCCGAATCCCAGTCAGCCTTTTGCTGATTTTGTCAGCTTTCCCGATCGATTTCTTGCCCAATTACAAGCGCAAGTTACTAGCGGTAACGCGAAAATTTTAACTGATCCCACGCTTTTAATTAAAGAGGGGCAGACAGCAGGAGTCAATTTAACTCAAGAAGTCGTCGGGAACATCACACGAGAAACAGAAAGTAGTGAGGGGGTTACTACAATTACCACTACTGCAGAAATTGAAGAGGCTGGGTTGCAGTTAAACGTTGATGTGCAACGAGTGGATGATAATGGATTCATTACCTTAAATGTTAATCCCACCGTTACTTCCATTGGTGGGACGCAAGCGTTGAATGTTGGCGGTAATTCTAACACGATCGCGCTACTGAATAAACGGGAACTCAATTCAGGAGAAATTCGCTTACGAGATGGTCAAACCTTGATTTTAGCGGGAATTATTCAAGATGAAGACCGCACCACTGTAACGAAAGTACCAATTTTAGGTGATTTGCCCATTTTAGGTTCTTTGTTTAGAAGTACCCAACGCAATAATATTCGTCGAGAAGTGATTGTGTTACTCACTCCCAATGTCCTTGACGACTCCTTAGAAGCGGGAGGCTTCGGTACAAATTACCAACCGAGTCCGGCGGCGAGAGAAATGTTATAG